TCAGTTTGAAACTAAAGTTGTGCTTACCTCCTTAAAGGATTGTCTGAACTCGTATTTAGAGACGGTACCACTTTTGTCAGCATCTGCATGGCCCAACATGTTAACCAGTCGCACTAGAGCATCTTTAATTTTCTCTTTTGACGCTTGTTTTTCATCACAACTCTTCTCCTTTTTTCTTAATGAGAGGAATTAGGGACAATAGTAACACTCAATGAATGATTCAACAAAATAACTATAAGATTCATCTGTCGACGAGTTTTTTGTGTTGTCATGGAGAGGGTATtgccatggtgatttgtattgaGGCATCACACTTCGCTTGTAAGATTTGTGCACAACTTaagatttattttattgtattgtaagaTCAATCTTGGCTATTCTGAAATCGATGTTgcgctgctaaccataagcactcgaaaaggcatgctaaatTTTCGGTGcttactaaaaaaataatgtaatgtAAATCCAATGTGAACACGCCATCTggcgcctaattttcttgccaACCTGTAAAACACGCCTACGCTTTTAGCAAACTATTGTTCGTTCAGTTAGCACGAAGAATTAAACACCGTGCGTTTAAACTGTTTACGCAAGATTGGCAAAAACGAGATAAGGGTAAGTCAGAATAAAACGACAATTCTGTGCCAGCAGCCTCTTGGTGGCACTCGATATATGATTACACCGATTGGAGAAGAAAACTCACCGTTTAAGTTTTGTGTCTGGGGATGGGACTTCCCTGGCATACTTGCGGACCCTGGCGTCGAGGTCTGTTTTCATTGTGTCCTGCTCACTCGCGGAAAACTGTAATTAAAAAAGCGAGTTATTTTGGCGCAATCAATTTGACTATAATTTCGATCCACTACTTAAATCGTATAGTAAACATATTACTTGAATGTCAACTTGAATTAAAGGATTACACAACTTACCAAACATACACCAGAGTTCTTTTTTAACACACTTCATGTTTGGAATTACATGTACGTCacgcaggccatggcctctgttgcccctggtcttgaccttggtgccacTCCAGAAGTTCCACAtagacttaaagggaaggtacacgtttggtaataactcaaaacaaataaattattaacttaaaaactgacttggtaacgagcatttgagtgctgttggtagtataaaacattgtgggaaacaactccctctgaagtaaagtaaatttttagaaagaggtaatttctcactaaaataataaaagacttctagctatagaagtcttttattcttatctgaaagcacacaagttcgtccaacaagggtgttttttctttcatcattcatttatgttatggttatgatgggatacaccaagtgagaagactggtctttgacaactaccaaacgtgtaccttccctttaaagatttCTCAATGAAAGtttccctttgcaaaatgtatTTAGCCTTGTCCTTTCAAGGATGAAACTCCGGGCCTGACACTTACCAGCAGAATTCCTAATGTCTTCTTGTTGACCGTCCCAAAGCGTCTTGACAAGTCCCACTGATCGCTAACATTCGGTTTACAAAGTCGCTCAAAGAAATTGTCTTCCCGGTCCATTGATAAATACCAgcctaaataaaacaataagagGAGTTACAGCAATAAGTTGGTCACTTTCTGCTCTCTCTGTGCACGCAGACCAAAGACTTTCGAAAAGAAGCATAGTGTGTGCCTATGGCAAACATTTTGGTCATTATGTGAAAAACCCGTATACagtgagatatggtggacacaattcTAGGGCACTCTTTGGTTAGGGCACATTTTGTCTGTAGACACTCAAACCAAAGTAGTCTTTTGGTGTCCGCCATACTTGAAATGGGCTAATGGTTCGTGTTCTCTAGAGTTTTGTGGAAAGAGCCGGTTTTGGGTAGGAGATGCAATGACATGTCATGTACGAGCGGTCAAAGGCACGGACAAAAGCTTCGAGGTTCCGACTACCATGCTTCATTTGTAATGAATCTGTTCGGAAATGGCTGAACATGCAAGGGGCAAATTGTATAGTTTTAGTAACATCCTCTTGATCGATAATAGCCCAACCGTATACCTACCATCAAAAGCGTGGACTGGGTAGTTACACAGAAGACCACCATCAACAAAGTAGTTCTGTCTGAACTTGACCGGTTTCAAAATAGCTGAAAGGGGGATACAACATTGCAACTTGAAACACAAATAAAGTATTTAAAATAGTATCAACATTTTTGTTCGTCAGAATTGTGTTTTGgttgttgatggtttaaaaagAGATTCGATCTAACAAATCATTGTGTATTGCAAAGTTTTACACTTTAAAAGTGTGCCGGTCACTTTGGCTTAGAGGAGGGTTCGTGAGATGTAGACTCttcgaggtcaaaggtgactaTGGACGAGGGCAACGGCAGATCGCTGACGTAATTCACGAGACTCTAAGTGTGACGTATGATGTTCAATGTCTTTTCAGCCAAACGAAGCCTTTTCAAGACTATACATTAATACAATAGATAATGTAATTCGATTATCCTTCAACCTTGACCCCAGGTTTAGTGTATACCGTATCCTACCTGGAATAGAAGCAGAAGCCCTGGCAGCGAGGTAGATAGGCATTTTGGGCGTTGTCTTCGCATGAAAATACACGGCGTCCATCATATTCAAATCAGCTCCCACAATGCATAGCTCCACGCCTTCACGTTCCTTGTATAACTACGTACACGACAGTTGGTTTACAagttattcatttattcattttcattaattcattttgattaaaaaccattttgataaaaattgcacagATTAAATGACATAAAATTGCACCACCGCAGTGGTAGGTTATAGTGCAAGTTATGAGCTTATAATATTGGTGAACAATAGGCATTCCGTTATTCGATAAGTTtggacttatcgtgtacgtacacgataagaaaGACTCAATATTACTCATGTTAGAGCAATACCGTAAATTACAGACTAACCTGCCTGAAAGTAAAATTCCTGTCTCCACCAGTCTTATTGCACACGTTGTCACCTATCCACCTCTCCAGCTTCTTTCCTGGGTGAGCGCCAAGTTTACCGACGAGATTCACCAGTCGCCCAAAAATTCCCCACTTCCCGTCTAAATTCAACAAAAATGGATTTGtgaattgataaaaaatacaGAATGAAAACCATCACAGGCTAAGctacaaaaccaaaaaaataaaagcagacacaacaaaaacaaaagtacagACAAAGACCAGATCTAAGATTAACATTTCCATACATCACTCTTACCATAAATTAACGGTGAGAAGTTTGGACCCAGCAGTTCCTGTATTTCGTAGGAGTCGTAACCCAAAGCTGAATAAGTAGCTACGATACTTCCAGCACTGCTACCTGCAAATCGCTTGATATTCTTCATTATCCCCAGCTCCTCAAGTACctatgattaaaaaacaaaggcCCAATTAAAGTCAAGCATCACCCCATGAGAACCGTATTTAGTTTGCACTTTGGTACAGCCCTTTACACTTTTTTGGGGGTCAGATAAAGGACCCATATTCGGTTCACGCGGTGCCTGACCCTTGTCTAGGTCAGTAGGGTCACGTGGTGTCTGACTCATGTTTGGGTCAGTGTGGTCACGTGGTGCCTGACCCTTTTCTGGGTCAGTAGAGTCACGTGGTGCCTGACTCATGTTTTGGTCAGTAGGGTCACGTGGAACTTGATGTCTGGGTCAGCCTGACCATTGTCTTGGTCACTAGATTTACGTGGTGCCTGACTCATGTCTGGGTCAGCCTGACCAATGTCAGATTCATTAGAGTTACGTGGTGCCTGACTTATGTCGTGGTCAGCCTGACCAATATCTGGGTCATTAGAGTTACGTGGTGCCTGATCAATGTCTGGGTCAGTAGGGTCACTTTTGTCActtgtatgacacaaaatgtgtgtAAAGAATGACACAGGAAACCGAAGCACAATTTATATcaaatttcaaatgtttaaccagtccgggtcagcctgacccagatAAGGGTCAGGATCAGTAGGCCCCGttatccgggtcaattctgacctcGGAGTTTtttacagtatacatgtataggaaAAACTGTTGACTATGAGGAATGACCCCCAAAATactaacatacatgtacgtctTGAAGTTTCTCTAAAATGTCAATAGTGGGAACAATTTGTTGGTATCAACTTTGGATGTACAGATAGtttgtttgaaattagccaattacaattattttaaaggcactggacacgtttgatattgtgaaagaccagtcttctcacatgtatctcaacattatgcataaaataacaaacctctgacaattttgctcaatattggtcatcgacaAAGAAATAATGAACACTCTTGatacattactttgtgtgctttaacCAGATGCATAATGAAAGAGTTCAGTTGTAAAccttaattatttgagtgagaaactgcccctttctcaaaatctacgttggAGCCGTCTATCATATATGTTGGGTTCAACAGCTCAACAGTTCAAACACCTTCagctatttttttaatttttttattatttttttattttaataactaCCAaccgtgtccagtgccttcaaaggaTATCTTGATACACTTACTCGGATGACTCCAACATAAGACATACTCTTACTTCCGCCTCCCTCGAAAGCAAGATTTTCAAAAGGGAAGTCACATTCTGCAAACTCTCGCTTCTCGTTCTCAGTCAGAATTGGTACACGTTCGTCTAACCTGTAACACGTTGTTGGTGCATAACGTTTTCCTTTGGATCCACGTTTCACTTGTTTCGTCTGATGAGATGGTGATTGAAGAAAACCACTGAATGAATCTTCAGCCATGATTTTTCAGTGCCTGTGTCTCTAagcaaccatggaggtagaactaccGCCCTCAACCGTATAACTGTGGAGAAATCTCGTCGTGAATGATAGTCCAAGTGTTATTAACATTACCACTCGGTTCATTCACTCTAAGTACATAGTACACATGCAATATGTCCATGAATTTGTGCACGTGCTATTCCTAGTTCCGGTTTCGCACAATGCTGTCTACACGCGAACATGGGCCTACTAAACATACCACTCAGCTTATTCACTCtgaaggccgagttatagtcggtcgcgcgatggtcgggcgtcggtaatcttgacgcgcgatcataaaaagacatggtttttaggcctcagtcttaggattgcgcgcaagtcttccgtcgcgcgaccatcgcgcgaccgactgtAAATCAGCCTTAAGTACATTGTGCAATGTTCATGAAATTGTGCACGTAGCTACATAATAATATTCATAGTTCCGGATTCGCACAGTGCTGCTACACAcgaacatacaatgtacatgtacatttccaCTTGCTCGTCACCAACAGGTTTTAAAGTAACAAAGTACGAGTAGTACTTCTGTCAACCACTTCTTCATGTTCACTGAGGCATGCGATGACAAAACCCATTCATACATGCCCGGGGTCAATAGGTAAAGGGGCCAGATCAAAGGGGGTTTGTGTGATGAGTCATACGTATAGAGAAAACCATTACCGCATTTGCATAAATACACCTGTAGCataattggcaaaaaaaaaatataaaaaatcatCTAACCTTTCTCCATAGTCTaacatcacagatttacattcaacttatgATGATGAAAGTAGGAAACATCCCTTttaatatttctgtctgaaatgtcatatttgatgagaaataaataccagttagtgttttattcatgtttaaaggcagtggacactattggtcatgactcaaactaattatcagcataaaacctcacttggtaacgagtaatggggagaggttgatggtataaaacattgtgaaaaaaaaaaatatcgatgtcatgcaaaaataatgtgtaatcggttttcactattttctcgtgacccatgatggtcgatcgatctcagTAAAGGTGTGTCAGTTTTGTACAAATGTATACGGTGGACTACAGAAATTGCCTACACTGCCGGCAGCTGTAGCAAAAACAACTCTGTACtgttcctttatttttttactatttattttattattacacatgtattcctttttttaatatatagaaaaatacaatattacgagcagatgtttatttatttattatacaatGGATATTCACATTAAAAGGTCCCGAATGGCAAGGCATTTATGAACTTCTCACAGAACAAACGTTTCAGACAAACCATTCATAAACACTTTAAAGTTGATGTAAACATAAGATTAAGACAGACAAGAAAAACTTATCAAAACATAAGAAAAATATATCAATTTCAGTAGtataccaaaacaaaattatattaattaaACCCTGATACACAAACTGTGTAGAAAAAACATTACAGGGTTCtgcatttgatttgatttgattttaaaaggtttattaaaaacaaagacaatcgcagccagaggctgaattgcagtcaaattacaaagatataagtaaatatataaatttcaaagagctaaAAATACgagaataaaatgaaatataaaacaccgataaaaaaaaagatttacaaaGATTATGGAAAAAAACCTGTTGGCCTCATGGTCCAAAGCAAGTCCAAAGCAAGAAATTTGAAACCAAAACCGCCTCCAAATTTGGGCTACCAGAGTCTGCATGGTGTACACtgttgtgtttgttgtttgtgtttcttgCATTTTATGTTGTTATAAGTGCATGTATGTACGTAGGATTTGACTGCGTAGCTCCACTTGAAATTAAGGTCAAAAGGTGCATTTAGAAGTGGATTGTCATAGTCTTAATGTAGCTTTCTTGCGTAATTCACGAGCTTCggagtgtgacgtcataatgTACAGATTActcattttgtcattttttcaaatattgctTCGATACCAGTTTCACGAGTCTCAACGGTGATAAGTTTCTCACGTTCCTTGGGTTGTTTGCTGGTAGACATGTGCTCTCGTAGGTAGCTCAAAGTTGCTTGCTTTCCACACTGTTTTTGGGGACCAACAAAAACTATAACATGAGGCACGGATCTATGAAGTGATGACAAAATGACGTTGCGCACGATATTCCTTACACAAAattaaacagtattttttttaagtgtacccgcatccctttttttaaaggcagtggacactattggtaatttctcaaaacaattattagcataaaaccttacttggggacgagtaatggggagaggttggtggtataaaacattgtgaga
This sequence is a window from Asterias rubens chromosome 19, eAstRub1.3, whole genome shotgun sequence. Protein-coding genes within it:
- the LOC117302890 gene encoding uncharacterized protein LOC117302890 isoform X2: MAEDSFSGFLQSPSHQTKQVKRGSKGKRYAPTTCYRLDERVPILTENEKREFAECDFPFENLAFEGGGSKSMSYVGVIRVLEELGIMKNIKRFAGSSAGSIVATYSALGYDSYEIQELLGPNFSPLIYDGKWGIFGRLVNLVGKLGAHPGKKLERWIGDNVCNKTGGDRNFTFRQLYKEREGVELCIVGADLNMMDAVYFHAKTTPKMPIYLAARASASIPAILKPVKFRQNYFVDGGLLCNYPVHAFDGWYLSMDREDNFFERLCKPNVSDQWDLSRRFGTVNKKTLGILLFSASEQDTMKTDLDARVRKYAREVPSPDTKLKRKKEKSCDEKQASKEKIKDALVRLVNMLGHADADKSGTVSKYEFRQSFKELSDDDIDILFNGVKHPDDIFKIIDTDNSD
- the LOC117302890 gene encoding uncharacterized protein LOC117302890 isoform X1; translated protein: MAEDSFSGFLQSPSHQTKQVKRGSKGKRYAPTTCYRLDERVPILTENEKREFAECDFPFENLAFEGGGSKSMSYVGVIRVLEELGIMKNIKRFAGSSAGSIVATYSALGYDSYEIQELLGPNFSPLIYDGKWGIFGRLVNLVGKLGAHPGKKLERWIGDNVCNKTGGDRNFTFRQLYKEREGVELCIVGADLNMMDAVYFHAKTTPKMPIYLAARASASIPAILKPVKFRQNYFVDGGLLCNYPVHAFDGWYLSMDREDNFFERLCKPNVSDQWDLSRRFGTVNKKTLGILLFSASEQDTMKTDLDARVRKYAREVPSPDTKLKRKKEKSCDEKQASKEKIKDALVRLVNMLGHADADKSGTVSKYEFRQSFKELSDDDIDILFNGVKHPDDIFKIIDTDNSGEIEYSELVQLAGKRDVDLLQTLCGYERHEIKGITQLLGSLVDTVLLNVQRVTTRSSDFQRTIGINTQYLEAFDWDMEQEDKTFLIECGKQATLGFLREYISRQTSSSTNL